From Triticum aestivum cultivar Chinese Spring chromosome 7B, IWGSC CS RefSeq v2.1, whole genome shotgun sequence:
TCACCGCCTCCCGATGCTCAACGTCGGCCTTTCACTCGGCGTTCGACAAGCCTGGGGGTCTTGCCATTGGCGCCCTCAGCTTCCTCTTCTTTGGCTGAACGAAATCGGCGGCTAGGCGAGGGGCGacatacttcttcggcggcatgacGGGCGGATCCGGGAGAGAGAATGGCGGGAAGGGCGGGGGAGAAGGGGGCGACACTGGGGAAATGGTGGGAAAGGGGGAAGAAAACGGCGGGAATTCGGCCGGTGTCGCCGACAACACTGGCCCACGCGCCTTTTTGCTACAGCCGGCGCCCCCAGGAGCCTCTTGGCGCGCTGGGTTCGGCTTGTGCTCGCCGGTTGTAATTTCGGGCCAAACCGGCGATAAACAAGGATCTGGGGGCACGGCTGGGCCGGTTCTTTCGCCGCTGACGCTAAAAAAGGCcccctggggggcctgttggggggggggggcgagtggagatgctcttgttgggggggggggggcgagtggagatgctcttagattcAGGCATTCAGCTACCAGAGTAGTACTACTCTTAATAAGTAATAATTTCCGCTAACCACTCaagcattttttttaatttttttttcggGGAACCACTCAAACAGTTTAAAGTACCAACTTTTGGGTTGCTAGAGGATTGCCTCAGTATCACCctattaggctagtcatagtgggagtaacataagtagtaacatagatatcacataagcaaaaaagatgacgtgtcatgtaattaaagaggagagagacaaatagagtaacataatatgttaccatcacatagcggtttccaatataaaatgagtctacaaagcaataaatgaagaTATGCACGTTACTACACCTATGGCACTTCCCACTATGAAGGTggtaacatggactagtaacatatgtatgttactagtctaagttactccccattatGACTAGCCTTAGTATTGGGAATGGTATACGAGGattgctggagatgctcttataataCTACGTACGTAAAACGCCAGCCAATTCAACCATGTAAGGCTAGTCATAATGGGAGTAAtttaggtagtaacatagcgcatttcAAAAAAAATTTGCTTAGGTGACAAGTAgttaatgagaggtggtaacataatatgttactgtaacatagcgcttcacgaggcaagatgagtctacaagttaataaatgaagccatccatgatactactattatgttactttgcattatgaaggtagtaacttagactagtgtcatgcatacgacactagtctaagttactccccactatgaccagcctaaggaaTACAAGTAGAATCATATTCAGCACATTTCAAACAGATTATTTCCTCTCCCAGACAAGCTTACAAGGCCTTTCGGCTTGGACTTTTGTAGTCCGTAACATTGCACTTTGGCCATATTTGCGCCACCAGATCTGACATACTCCATACCCATAAAGAAATGAACACGAGGAACTCACGCTGCTCTTTCTTAATAACCACGTACTACAATAGGAGAGCAACGGTTGAGTCGTCAGCGTCCAATGCCGTCATACGTTGGCCCTTGCATGGCTCATGAATCATGGATTTAGCAAGATACTTGAAATGCATATGTATAATTGTTGAGCAGTAAATTTATGCCACTCCTTGCCCAATCACGACTATAAATAAGACCCATGTCCAGCTGGTTTGCTTCACACCACTACCCACTAGCACTGGACGCAACACACTGCACCGCAGCGCGCGCACACCATGGATCTACTCCTGCCACTCGTCTCGCTTCTTCTGGTCAGTGCAAACGGCACAATCTCATCAGATATTTCTGTCCATACACTAATTGCATACCTATgtcacgtgtgtgtgtgtgtatttgtgCAACTTGTAACAGTCGTTCGTTTATTTGTTGTGATGCATCCAGATTACTGGAGGAGGCAGTCATCATGTGAGCTTCGCCAATGCGGCCACGGCGAACTCGGTGACGCCGAGGGCGTACTGGGAGGCGGTGCTTCCCGGAACTCCAATGCCCCCAGCCGTCAGCGACCTGTTACTCCAACAagaaggtctctctctctctctctctctctctctctctctctccctctctctctccaaaATCGTAGACCTGATTGGTCTGAAGCTGAGTGTgtaaattttttttctttttttttctcgaatacgcacgagtgtgtaAATCGAATATAGTTGTAAAGTAAAAGGTATACCTTTTTGGGGGGGAATGGGAATTAGATAAAACTAAACATAACTTTTAATAGAGACCGGATATTCAACAAAAGATTAGGTTTAAATGTAGCCTGTCATTCACAACATAAACGATCTGTTTGTGTCTATGCATACCGCAAACACGAGTCTCGTTTTATTTCGTTGTTGTGATATATGACTCTGATGTTCAGAGGTCTAATGTTCAGAAGGGCAACCTAGTGtcaaaaatgatcttatattttgggacggagggagtagtatttagcaTATTCTATTTGtagtttttttttaatttgttgtctttgcatgcatgcatcaccCCGTTCAATTTGATTTTATATGACTTGTGATTTATCACAATTGACCTACTAATAAGTCTATCAACATGGTTGCCACATGTGAATTCAGTGCGTGCCTCTCTAGATGGTGTTGACCTCAAGTTTGTCAAAGGACTACGAAAAATTGGACCATATTATAAGAAACTCAAGTCAGAAGCTGATCAAGGGGAAGACCATAGTCATGCTGCATCACAAGCTGAACATAATTTCAAGGAGGTCTCTTTGTCGTATGGATCAAAAGGTGGAGACAATTTAAAGGAGGTCTCTGTGTCATATGGGGCAAAAGTTGGAGAGAGACCTAAAAAAGTTTTGGTATCTTATGGGGTAGGTGACAAAGATGTTCCAAAGAGAGACTTCGTGGCACAAGAAGGAGATGTAAAGGAGGTTTCTCTGTCATATGTATCAAAAGGTGGAAATAATTTAAAGGAAGTATCTGTGTCATATGGATCAAAAGATAGAGAGAGTCTGGAAGAAGTCTCAGTATCTTATGGAATAGATGGAAAATATGTTCCAAAGAAAGACTTTGTGGCACAAGAAGAAGACCTAAAAGAAGTCTCAGTGTCATATGGGTTAGATGAAGGAAAAAATGAACATATTGAAGTCTTAAATCAAGGTGAAGATGATCCACATAGAGTTACAATGTCATATAGGTCAGAACAAGAAGATGATCCCAATAAAGCTACAATGACATATAGGTCAGAACAAGAAGAAGATCCACATAAAGTTACACTGTCATATGGGTCAGAACAAGAAGATGATCCCAATAAAGCTACAATGACATATAGGtcagaacaagatgaagaagatccACATAAAGTTACAATGTCATATGGGCTGGAACAAGAAGATGATCCCAATAAAGCTACAATGACATATAGGtcagaacaacaagaagaagatccACATAAAGTTACAATGTCATACGGGTCAAACCATGAAGAGCATACAAATAAACTTACAATGACATATGGGTCAGAAGATGAAGTGGATCCAAATAAAGCTACAATGTCATATAGGTCGGAACATGAAAATGACCTAAAGACCGTTTCTACGGGGCATATGACACACATAGAAGGTAAAAGAAAGCTCAACTTATGAAGAAAGTGCATTTTTAGAATTTTCATGTTAATTTAGTGATTTTAATGTGATGATAAATATCCAGAGAACAGAGTTAGCTATTTGATTAAATATCATTTCTCAAATGATTTTTTTACTATTGCCCGTGTTTCAAGTAACAGGAAAGCCGAGCCACCATGTCCACTCTCATAGCCACAAGACCAAAAGACACGCGGATGTTTTCTTCTTCCACGACATGCTGCGGCCAGGGTCAATGATCACCCCAACCATCCCGCCGACCAACTCCATCCCGACGCTTCTTCCCCGCCACGTCGCCGACTCCCTTCCATTCTCCACCAAGCGCCTCCCGGACATCGTCGCGATGTTTGCGCCAACGTCCCTTGGGATGATCAGAGACATTCGGTGGACGCTGGACACCTGTGAGCACCCACGGACGCTCCCCGGCGAAAAGGCAGGATGCACCACCTCCCTCGAGACCCTCGGCGAGCTAACGACGTCCCTTCTCAGAACGTCCAACGTTCGTGCGTTCTCCGCCGCCAATCTTCCCGTGGAAGCCCCGGGCACACCGGCGCTGCGGGGGAGGTACAACGTGACggctgcccgaaggctctccaagTCATCGGAGATCATGACCTGCCACGACTTGACGTACCCGTATGCGGTGTACTACTGCCACACATCCAACCCCACCGCCGCGTACGCGGTGACGCTGGAGAGCATGGAAAGGGGCGCGGCGCCGGCGACGATGGAGGCGCTGGCGGTGTGCCACCTCGACACGTCACAGTGGAGCCTGAAGCACCCGTTCTTTGCGCTGCACAATGTCA
This genomic window contains:
- the LOC123161351 gene encoding BURP domain-containing protein 9 isoform X1, which produces MDLLLPLVSLLLITGGGSHHVSFANAATANSVTPRAYWEAVLPGTPMPPAVSDLLLQQEVRASLDGVDLKFVKGLRKIGPYYKKLKSEADQGEDHSHAASQAEHNFKEVSLSYGSKGGDNLKEVSVSYGAKVGERPKKVLVSYGVGDKDVPKRDFVAQEGDVKEVSLSYVSKGGNNLKEVSVSYGSKDRESLEEVSVSYGIDGKYVPKKDFVAQEEDLKEVSVSYGLDEGKNEHIEVLNQGEDDPHRVTMSYRSEQEDDPNKATMTYRSEQEEDPHKVTLSYGSEQEDDPNKATMTYRSEQDEEDPHKVTMSYGLEQEDDPNKATMTYRSEQQEEDPHKVTMSYGSNHEEHTNKLTMTYGSEDEVDPNKATMSYRSEHENDLKTVSTGHMTHIEVTGKPSHHVHSHSHKTKRHADVFFFHDMLRPGSMITPTIPPTNSIPTLLPRHVADSLPFSTKRLPDIVAMFAPTSLGMIRDIRWTLDTCEHPRTLPGEKAGCTTSLETLGELTTSLLRTSNVRAFSAANLPVEAPGTPALRGRYNVTAARRLSKSSEIMTCHDLTYPYAVYYCHTSNPTAAYAVTLESMERGAAPATMEALAVCHLDTSQWSLKHPFFALHNVKPGDVAVCHFLTKLSVVWVQAGEPGNAHAAAR
- the LOC123161351 gene encoding BURP domain-containing protein 9 isoform X2, with product MDLLLPLVSLLLITGGGSHHVSFANAATANSVTPRAYWEAVLPGTPMPPAVSDLLLQQEVRASLDGVDLKFVKGLRKIGPYYKKLKSEADQGEDHSHAASQAEHNFKEVSLSYGSKGGDNLKEVSVSYGAKVGERPKKVLVSYGVGDKDVPKRDFVAQEGDVKEVSLSYVSKGGNNLKEVSVSYGSKDRESLEEVSVSYGIDGKYVPKKDFVAQEEDLKEVSVSYGLDEGKNEHIEVLNQGEDDPHRVTMSYRSEQEDDPNKATMTYRSEQEEDPHKVTLSYGSEQEDDPNKATMTYRSEQDEEDPHKVTMSYGLEQEDDPNKATMTYRSEQQEEDPHKVTMSYGSNHEEHTNKLTMTYGSEDEVDPNKATMSYRSEHENDLKTVSTGHMTHIEGKPSHHVHSHSHKTKRHADVFFFHDMLRPGSMITPTIPPTNSIPTLLPRHVADSLPFSTKRLPDIVAMFAPTSLGMIRDIRWTLDTCEHPRTLPGEKAGCTTSLETLGELTTSLLRTSNVRAFSAANLPVEAPGTPALRGRYNVTAARRLSKSSEIMTCHDLTYPYAVYYCHTSNPTAAYAVTLESMERGAAPATMEALAVCHLDTSQWSLKHPFFALHNVKPGDVAVCHFLTKLSVVWVQAGEPGNAHAAAR